A single region of the Flavobacteriales bacterium genome encodes:
- a CDS encoding polysaccharide biosynthesis protein, which yields MSLQNNLLKKLASETAIYGITHTMGRLINFLLVPLYTGFFTEAEYGNLSVYYAAVSFVIVVLMYGMETAFFNFSRDENPEKVFATGQISLLVSTAFFVLLGLTFQHQIARFLEYPQQTNFVIIFVFILALDTLSNLPLAWLRYKKMPVKFGVVRLVNIGVNVGFNLLFLVAIPWLIKKGYNFTWYNHDFGIGYIIVSNLLASLVSFLMLLPYWKPMKMGFDKELWHKLWIYGRPLILIGLAGIVNETIDRLLLKKMLANDISDYEVGVYSAFYKLAMFMTIFVQSFKFAAEPFFFEQSKNENPQRIYAKVMHYFVLAMCFLLLLTLVTLPQIGPIFIRRKGYFEHQYSAYLTPILLYANLFLGIMYNLNIWYKLNNKMRIGSYISVGGAVGTIVLNVVLIPVIGILGSAIATLLVYFGMMVWSYTLGQKHYPIPYNLKINGFYIILATALYFIFLGLSSISNVPQIIWSILCLGSFIVLTYLIERPTKNRKFAT from the coding sequence ATGAGTTTGCAAAACAATTTGCTGAAAAAACTGGCTTCAGAAACGGCCATTTATGGCATAACCCATACAATGGGCAGGCTCATCAATTTTTTGTTGGTTCCGCTTTATACCGGTTTTTTTACCGAGGCCGAATATGGCAATCTATCCGTTTATTATGCCGCCGTTTCGTTTGTTATTGTGGTGTTGATGTATGGCATGGAAACAGCCTTTTTCAATTTTTCGAGAGATGAAAACCCCGAGAAGGTATTTGCCACCGGCCAAATTTCACTTTTGGTTTCTACAGCCTTTTTTGTGTTGTTGGGTTTGACCTTTCAACATCAAATTGCCAGATTTTTGGAGTATCCGCAACAAACTAATTTTGTAATAATCTTTGTTTTTATCTTAGCCTTAGACACGCTTTCAAACCTGCCATTGGCTTGGCTTCGATACAAAAAAATGCCTGTAAAATTTGGTGTTGTTCGGTTGGTAAACATTGGAGTAAACGTTGGATTCAATTTGTTGTTTTTGGTAGCCATTCCGTGGCTGATAAAAAAAGGGTATAATTTTACATGGTACAATCACGACTTTGGAATTGGTTACATTATCGTCAGTAACTTGTTAGCCAGTTTAGTCTCATTTTTAATGCTATTGCCCTATTGGAAACCCATGAAAATGGGGTTTGACAAAGAACTTTGGCATAAGCTGTGGATATATGGAAGACCTCTCATTCTGATTGGTTTGGCCGGAATTGTAAACGAAACCATCGACCGACTGCTGCTCAAAAAAATGTTGGCAAACGACATTTCGGACTACGAAGTGGGTGTGTATAGTGCTTTTTATAAATTGGCCATGTTTATGACCATTTTTGTACAGAGCTTCAAATTTGCCGCCGAGCCTTTTTTTTTCGAACAATCAAAAAACGAAAATCCTCAAAGAATTTATGCCAAAGTGATGCATTATTTTGTGTTGGCCATGTGCTTTTTACTGCTGTTAACATTGGTGACATTGCCACAAATTGGCCCAATTTTTATTCGGCGAAAAGGATATTTTGAACACCAATATTCGGCATATCTTACGCCAATATTGCTGTATGCCAACCTATTTTTGGGCATTATGTACAACCTTAATATTTGGTATAAACTCAACAACAAAATGCGAATTGGGTCATACATATCCGTGGGGGGAGCAGTCGGCACAATCGTTCTTAACGTAGTACTAATTCCGGTTATAGGCATTCTGGGTTCGGCCATTGCCACGCTATTGGTTTATTTTGGTATGATGGTTTGGAGTTATACCTTGGGTCAAAAACACTACCCAATACCATACAACCTTAAGATTAACGGGTTTTATATCATTTTAGCAACTGCACTTTACTTCATTTTTCTTGGTTTAAGTTCAATCTCAAACGTTCCGCAAATCATTTGGTCAATCCTATGTCTCGGCAGTTTTATCGTTTTAACCTATCTTATTGAACGTCCGACGAAAAACCGTAAGTTTGCCACGTGA
- a CDS encoding DUF4292 domain-containing protein, protein MSNRILILFITAISVIAFGCKSRKPKASCSTHLNKYPKGVVDSLKKYEVDFSDVVINSKVSYSDGSNSQSMIMNIQMRKDSFIWVSVNVLLEVARIYVTPDSFTVLDRINRCYITKPISEIKDFVGQELTLRQMQNLLLANSVFPADSFEKKDGRDAYDFLNQSQSDIQNNMFLTQCFRPYQTDFNRPLQNQKVDIKYQEYHQTELGLLPKLFEASMNISGATHQVVVEFNEVSKTDLSALKFTVSSKYARCK, encoded by the coding sequence ATGTCTAATAGAATACTAATACTTTTTATTACTGCAATTTCTGTTATTGCTTTTGGCTGCAAATCGCGAAAACCCAAAGCAAGTTGTAGTACCCATTTGAATAAATACCCAAAAGGTGTGGTTGACAGCCTTAAAAAATATGAAGTGGATTTTTCGGATGTGGTTATAAATTCGAAGGTTTCCTATTCAGATGGGTCAAACTCCCAATCCATGATAATGAATATACAAATGCGAAAGGATTCTTTTATCTGGGTATCTGTCAATGTTCTTTTGGAAGTGGCTCGAATTTACGTAACTCCCGATAGTTTCACAGTATTGGATCGGATAAACAGATGCTACATAACTAAACCCATCTCCGAAATAAAAGATTTTGTAGGACAAGAATTGACATTGAGACAAATGCAGAATTTGCTTTTGGCAAATTCAGTTTTTCCTGCCGATAGTTTTGAAAAAAAAGATGGCCGCGATGCGTATGATTTTTTAAATCAATCGCAATCCGACATTCAAAACAATATGTTTTTGACCCAGTGCTTCCGACCATATCAAACAGATTTTAATCGCCCACTTCAAAATCAAAAGGTAGATATTAAGTATCAAGAATATCATCAAACAGAGCTGGGTTTATTACCAAAACTTTTTGAAGCCAGCATGAATATTTCGGGTGCAACACATCAGGTTGTTGTAGAATTTAATGAGGTTTCAAAAACCGATTTATCTGCTCTTAAATTTACCGTATCATCAAAATATGCAAGGTGCAAATAA
- a CDS encoding nucleotidyltransferase, with the protein MNIIVPMAGMGKRMRPHTLTTPKPLLPIAGKPIVQRLVEDIAKVCNEQIENIAFIISPNFEKAVEPNLIAIAESLGAKGHICYQEEALGTAHAVYTAKDILNNNVIVAFADTLFRADFKIDPENDGVIWVQKVADPRAFGVVKLDENNVITDFVEKPEEFVSDLAIIGIYYFKDGNRLKREIEHLLDNKIMEKGEYQLTNALENMKNDGLKFVPGEVIEWMDCGNKNATVHTNQRVLANANGEKLISNNLKKNNSEIVEPCFIGENVVLNNSKIGPYVSIGSNTVVNNSVISNSIIQSECTIENAMFENSMIGNHVTYDGKANQLSLSDYSTVKIN; encoded by the coding sequence ATGAACATTATTGTTCCGATGGCCGGCATGGGAAAAAGAATGAGGCCGCACACATTGACCACTCCAAAGCCATTGCTGCCCATTGCTGGCAAGCCTATTGTGCAGCGTTTGGTTGAGGATATTGCCAAAGTTTGCAACGAACAAATTGAAAATATTGCCTTTATCATATCTCCAAACTTTGAAAAAGCCGTTGAACCAAATCTGATTGCAATTGCCGAGTCGTTGGGTGCAAAAGGGCATATATGCTACCAAGAAGAAGCCTTAGGAACGGCACATGCTGTCTATACGGCCAAAGACATTTTGAATAATAATGTGATAGTGGCCTTTGCCGATACCCTTTTTCGAGCCGATTTTAAGATAGACCCTGAAAACGATGGTGTGATTTGGGTACAAAAAGTAGCCGATCCTCGAGCTTTTGGAGTAGTAAAATTAGACGAAAACAATGTAATTACTGATTTTGTCGAAAAACCGGAAGAGTTTGTTTCTGATTTGGCCATTATTGGCATTTATTATTTTAAAGATGGAAACAGACTAAAACGAGAAATTGAACATTTGCTCGACAATAAAATCATGGAAAAAGGAGAATACCAGCTTACCAATGCTTTGGAAAACATGAAAAACGACGGACTAAAATTTGTTCCTGGAGAGGTTATAGAATGGATGGATTGCGGAAATAAAAATGCCACCGTACATACCAATCAACGCGTGTTGGCCAATGCCAATGGCGAAAAACTTATTTCTAACAATCTCAAAAAAAATAATTCGGAGATAGTTGAGCCATGCTTTATTGGCGAAAATGTGGTGTTGAATAACTCAAAAATAGGCCCTTACGTTTCTATTGGCAGCAATACTGTCGTTAACAATTCCGTTATTAGCAACAGCATTATCCAAAGTGAATGTACGATAGAAAATGCGATGTTTGAAAACTCAATGATTGGAAATCATGTAACGTATGATGGTAAAGCCAACCAATTGAGCTTAAGCGATTATAGTACTGTTAAAATAAATTAA
- a CDS encoding DUF4139 domain-containing protein encodes MKSFLMASLLGLLANFGFAQLKTNNITIFKNGTAFIQKSGTVKTPANTYRWAKEMPQAVYGTFWFASPTGTIQMISSKQDSVSTPTEWVSFFDLLMANEGKKAEVFLKNLENATTKSIEGIIYETKKYVNGSVAVIKSGDKFHLIREDQIAWVAISGNLSTTYSETTTDNVISVKFKENKAEQKLDAMYLSTGFNWTPMYELKLLSETEAQIFLKASITNDAEKIENANMKLVVGSPSFYTTTQLSDLLGFAPYSPTFARFNNGSGFFNNSASFYDSDDSEAGNMQVGSEAEGVEDLYFFDLKNISIDKGERMHIPIFHDKTRIEHKYVCDLTANNAVNAYNQIFKYENSTLGVQTYHQIKMWNETDNPLTSGLIMVTKKVGETEQALATSKLEYTAKKNCSYITISNAPDIEIKEEEKEIQRTDKTKTFNNARYVEIKVQSTITVKSYKSTTAHMEIKRNIFGQLDDSDTKWETSQNANYSSFNASNNVKWTIDLEPGKEKKIVYTYSVYVRG; translated from the coding sequence ATGAAAAGTTTCCTGATGGCATCTCTGCTTGGCTTGTTGGCTAATTTTGGTTTCGCTCAACTCAAAACAAACAACATAACTATTTTTAAAAATGGAACGGCTTTTATCCAAAAATCGGGAACCGTCAAGACTCCCGCCAACACCTATCGGTGGGCAAAAGAAATGCCACAAGCCGTGTATGGCACTTTTTGGTTTGCCAGCCCTACCGGAACCATTCAAATGATTAGCAGCAAGCAAGATTCGGTTTCAACACCAACAGAGTGGGTTTCTTTTTTTGATTTGCTTATGGCTAACGAAGGCAAAAAAGCTGAGGTTTTTTTGAAAAATTTAGAAAATGCAACCACAAAAAGCATCGAAGGAATTATTTATGAAACAAAAAAATATGTTAACGGCAGCGTGGCTGTTATCAAATCTGGAGATAAATTTCATTTGATTCGAGAGGATCAAATTGCGTGGGTTGCTATAAGCGGAAACCTCAGTACCACTTATAGCGAAACCACAACAGACAACGTGATATCGGTGAAATTTAAAGAAAATAAAGCCGAACAAAAGCTCGATGCCATGTATCTTTCAACCGGATTTAACTGGACACCCATGTATGAACTAAAACTGCTTAGTGAAACCGAGGCACAAATATTTTTGAAAGCCTCGATAACCAACGATGCAGAAAAGATAGAAAATGCAAATATGAAACTGGTGGTGGGTAGCCCCAGTTTTTACACTACCACCCAATTAAGTGATTTGTTGGGTTTTGCACCATACAGCCCCACGTTTGCTCGATTTAATAATGGAAGCGGTTTTTTCAATAATTCAGCCTCGTTTTATGATAGCGACGATTCAGAAGCTGGAAACATGCAGGTTGGTTCGGAAGCCGAAGGAGTAGAAGACTTATATTTTTTTGATTTGAAAAATATTTCGATTGACAAAGGCGAGCGAATGCACATCCCAATTTTTCATGATAAAACCAGAATTGAACACAAATATGTCTGCGACTTGACGGCCAATAATGCCGTAAACGCATACAATCAAATTTTTAAATATGAAAACTCAACCCTTGGTGTTCAAACCTATCATCAAATAAAAATGTGGAACGAAACAGATAATCCGCTAACCTCCGGATTGATAATGGTTACCAAAAAAGTGGGTGAAACAGAGCAGGCGTTGGCAACCTCCAAACTTGAATATACCGCCAAAAAGAATTGTTCCTACATAACTATTTCAAACGCTCCAGATATAGAAATAAAAGAAGAGGAAAAGGAAATTCAGAGGACAGACAAAACCAAAACGTTTAACAATGCCAGATACGTGGAGATAAAAGTGCAATCAACCATTACCGTAAAAAGCTATAAAAGCACTACTGCACACATGGAGATAAAACGAAACATCTTTGGCCAATTAGATGACAGCGATACCAAATGGGAGACATCACAAAATGCAAACTACAGCTCATTTAATGCTTCCAACAATGTAAAGTGGACAATTGATTTAGAACCCGGCAAAGAAAAGAAAATCGTTTATACCTATTCCGTTTATGTGAGGGGATAG
- the dut gene encoding dUTP diphosphatase produces the protein MEIKVVNTTDFELPKHETEQSAGVDLRANESAILKPLQRQLICTGLFMELPQGFEAQIRPRSGLALKHGITVLNSPGTIDADYRGEIKVLLINLGENDFELKKGERIAQMIVSKYKKIKLKETNQISETSRGAGGYGSTGKN, from the coding sequence TTGGAAATAAAAGTTGTAAATACCACCGATTTCGAGTTACCAAAACACGAGACTGAACAATCAGCCGGAGTGGATTTGCGTGCCAACGAATCGGCAATATTAAAACCCTTGCAACGCCAATTAATTTGCACAGGACTTTTTATGGAATTACCTCAGGGTTTTGAGGCACAAATACGGCCGCGAAGTGGTCTTGCATTAAAGCATGGAATAACTGTTTTAAACAGCCCAGGCACTATTGATGCAGACTATAGGGGCGAGATTAAAGTATTGCTTATTAACTTAGGTGAAAACGATTTTGAACTAAAAAAAGGAGAGCGTATTGCTCAAATGATAGTATCGAAATACAAAAAAATAAAACTGAAAGAAACCAACCAAATCAGTGAAACCTCACGTGGTGCTGGAGGATATGGAAGCACCGGAAAAAATTAG
- a CDS encoding tetratricopeptide repeat protein yields the protein MKNVFRSLLIFGMLSILFSCGSRKNTPASDITSGKEKDFKDKYFSAAKHKVLGEYDKAVADFLDALKHKPESHETMYEIASTKAMMGNFHDAIYWAEKALKTNKTYNYWYSKQLADLYNQSGDFLKSAAVYENMLKNDENREELYIELGNQYINMGDFKSATTWFEKYLDKFGLEPEGANVLVRLYAELGKPEKGIEWVEKLVAQYPDEIEHKVLLADLLLENNQIEKGKEILYSILSLKPNNGFAAKSLASIYKKEGKPDSNQYYLQMAFNDYEVSVDWKLFVVSGFFPQIKTDEKTQKLALQLTQSLVDVHNTNDKAYLAQGDVFHAVGQIENARKSLQKATSINPADIEFWRKLLSLDDEAKNNEWLAEDSENALEYFPNQAFLYIVNSFANYKIKNYEKAIETAQSGLEIAILKNDKTDLLATIADSYYDQKKFSDCFATYDEILEINPNDHLALNNYAYYLSEQNERLDKALEMIEKAIKLSPSRPTYVDTKGWVLFQMQKYSEAEVALKLAFEQLKQDEEVKNHYVACLRKLNKNAEADSIEASYQKQTN from the coding sequence ATGAAAAATGTATTCCGAAGTTTGTTGATTTTTGGTATGTTAAGCATACTGTTTTCTTGTGGTTCAAGAAAAAATACACCTGCTTCGGATATTACTTCTGGAAAAGAAAAGGATTTTAAAGACAAATATTTTAGTGCGGCCAAACACAAAGTATTAGGAGAATACGACAAGGCAGTAGCTGATTTTTTGGATGCTTTAAAACACAAACCTGAGAGCCACGAAACTATGTATGAAATTGCTTCGACAAAGGCTATGATGGGAAATTTTCATGATGCTATTTATTGGGCAGAAAAAGCTCTCAAAACCAACAAGACATACAATTACTGGTATTCAAAACAATTAGCTGATTTATACAACCAGTCGGGAGATTTCCTTAAATCTGCCGCTGTCTATGAAAATATGCTCAAAAATGACGAAAATCGGGAAGAATTGTACATCGAACTGGGAAATCAATACATCAATATGGGTGATTTTAAAAGTGCGACAACTTGGTTTGAAAAATACCTTGATAAGTTTGGATTGGAACCCGAAGGAGCAAATGTATTGGTGCGACTATATGCTGAACTTGGAAAGCCCGAAAAGGGAATAGAGTGGGTAGAAAAGTTGGTGGCTCAATATCCGGACGAGATAGAACACAAAGTATTGTTGGCAGATTTGCTTTTGGAGAATAACCAAATTGAAAAAGGCAAAGAAATTCTGTATAGCATACTATCTCTAAAACCAAACAATGGCTTTGCTGCCAAAAGCTTGGCATCTATTTATAAAAAAGAAGGAAAACCGGACAGCAATCAATATTATTTGCAAATGGCTTTTAATGATTACGAGGTTTCTGTAGATTGGAAACTATTCGTGGTCTCCGGTTTTTTCCCCCAAATAAAAACCGATGAAAAAACGCAAAAATTAGCTCTACAACTTACCCAGAGCTTGGTGGATGTACACAATACAAACGACAAAGCCTATTTGGCTCAAGGTGACGTTTTTCATGCAGTTGGCCAAATTGAAAATGCTCGCAAAAGTCTCCAAAAAGCCACATCGATTAATCCTGCGGATATAGAATTTTGGCGAAAACTGCTCAGCCTTGACGACGAAGCAAAAAATAATGAATGGCTCGCAGAAGATTCTGAAAACGCATTAGAATATTTTCCGAATCAAGCCTTTCTATATATTGTAAACTCCTTTGCCAACTATAAAATTAAAAACTACGAAAAAGCCATTGAAACAGCTCAAAGCGGGCTTGAAATAGCCATATTGAAAAACGACAAAACCGATTTATTAGCCACCATTGCTGACTCATATTATGACCAGAAAAAATTTAGTGATTGTTTTGCCACTTATGATGAAATTTTAGAAATAAACCCCAACGACCACTTGGCTTTAAACAATTATGCTTATTATTTATCCGAACAAAATGAGCGTTTGGACAAGGCCTTGGAAATGATAGAAAAGGCCATAAAACTTAGCCCATCAAGACCAACTTACGTAGATACTAAAGGTTGGGTTTTGTTTCAAATGCAAAAATATTCCGAAGCCGAAGTGGCACTAAAATTGGCTTTTGAACAATTAAAACAAGATGAAGAAGTGAAAAATCATTATGTGGCTTGCCTGAGAAAATTGAACAAAAATGCCGAAGCCGATTCAATAGAAGCATCTTATCAAAAACAGACGAACTGA
- a CDS encoding peptidoglycan DD-metalloendopeptidase family protein: MFLTSLTAKTSDNEIEQARKKINENKQLLDETKFKKIETLKALNAFAQQIKIREHLIKSYSKDSAFTENEIKLAQNEIAGIIIELNKMKNDYAKVVVAQYKAQKKNNSAYFLFMANSFNDLLRRLNSLRKLADYRNLQLRLISEKRKENSQKVFELMTKKGELNAILNNQRSENEELQNNYSEYENLISKLSKDELRLREEVEKTKKQLAQLEKDIRDEIAQTTKTDPDNLISNFIKGKMPWPTTSGYVSEKFGKHKHQNLKNIMTENNGINIILGKNNEIRAIADGTVSAIIPVPGLENSVLIKHGNFYSVYANLQSVSCQPGDGIKALQKIGNASTNANGLTELHFEIWQGSTKLDPEVWLTPR, from the coding sequence GTGTTCTTGACAAGTCTGACCGCAAAAACTTCAGACAATGAAATAGAGCAGGCTCGAAAAAAAATAAACGAAAACAAGCAATTGCTGGATGAAACAAAGTTTAAGAAAATCGAAACTCTAAAAGCTCTTAATGCTTTTGCCCAGCAAATAAAAATTAGAGAACATCTGATAAAATCATACTCCAAAGATTCTGCATTTACAGAAAATGAGATAAAACTGGCTCAAAACGAAATAGCCGGGATAATTATTGAGCTAAATAAGATGAAAAACGATTATGCCAAAGTGGTTGTTGCCCAATACAAAGCCCAAAAGAAAAATAATAGTGCCTATTTTCTATTTATGGCAAATAGTTTTAATGATTTATTGCGACGACTAAATTCCTTAAGAAAATTGGCCGATTATAGAAATCTCCAGCTTAGACTTATTTCTGAAAAAAGAAAGGAAAACTCTCAAAAAGTCTTTGAGTTAATGACCAAAAAGGGAGAACTAAATGCCATATTAAATAACCAACGAAGCGAAAACGAAGAGCTTCAAAACAACTACTCAGAATATGAAAATCTCATATCAAAATTGAGTAAAGATGAACTCCGGTTAAGGGAAGAAGTAGAAAAAACAAAAAAGCAGCTTGCCCAGCTTGAAAAAGATATTCGAGATGAAATTGCACAAACCACCAAAACTGACCCAGACAATTTAATCAGTAACTTTATAAAGGGTAAAATGCCTTGGCCCACTACCTCTGGGTATGTTTCGGAAAAATTCGGAAAGCACAAACATCAAAACCTCAAAAACATAATGACCGAAAACAATGGAATTAACATCATTCTCGGAAAAAACAATGAGATACGAGCCATTGCAGACGGAACCGTAAGTGCCATTATTCCTGTTCCTGGTTTAGAAAACTCGGTTTTGATAAAGCACGGCAACTTTTATAGTGTATATGCCAATTTACAATCTGTTAGTTGCCAACCAGGCGATGGCATTAAGGCACTGCAAAAAATAGGCAATGCATCGACCAATGCCAACGGTCTTACCGAACTTCATTTTGAAATTTGGCAAGGTAGCACAAAGCTGGATCCCGAAGTTTGGCTGACCCCGCGATAG
- a CDS encoding glycosyltransferase produces the protein MLKLSVIIVNYNVKFFVEQCLLSVQKAIKNIDTEVWVVDNHSADGSVEMIKSKFPWVKLIENKENVGFSMANNQAIKRSSAEYILLLNPDTVVQEATFEKCLEYLNKHPAVGGLGVKMIDGKGRFLPESKRGLPTPEVAFYKMIGLSKLFPKSRKFGKYHLGYIRENETAFVDVLAGAYMLMPKRVLEKTGLLDETFFMYGEDIDLSYRITLAGFKNVYFPETSIIHYKGESTKKMSVNYVFVFYRAMVIFAKKHYTGRNAKLFSALINSSIYLRAFIALIRRFFVKTWLFWLDAVTFLVSLIFIKNYWEKNIVNFEGHFPEIFAQTHFPAYLLIWTAALGIFGGYKKPYTINKTAVGILAGTLVIAAIYGFLPENFRYSRGIILAGTIFSLTWAIFNRMFSNYFSGEGFTLSENRNLKTTIVGNKSERERVLDLLKQNKRNTDFLGFISIENEIDDFILGTLDRLDDLCQLYSIDEVIFCSKDVKSSIIIDWMSKIGTSKVHFKIVPEDSLFIIGSNDKNLSGELYAEEIRFDLSNEQVLRTKRIIDIILSIGLMVFGIALSWKKGFSKYYRQCWTVLIGKYSWVGYDKRVDNQRLPKIREGIYSIASKHKINNLNPEYVERLNYFYAKIYHWTDDVKIIISNIFNDSGALANG, from the coding sequence TTGTTGAAACTTTCAGTAATAATAGTCAATTACAATGTCAAATTCTTTGTAGAACAGTGCTTGCTTTCTGTTCAAAAGGCTATTAAAAATATTGACACTGAAGTTTGGGTAGTTGACAACCACTCTGCTGACGGGTCTGTGGAAATGATAAAATCCAAATTTCCTTGGGTTAAACTTATTGAAAATAAAGAAAATGTTGGATTTTCGATGGCTAATAACCAAGCCATAAAACGCTCATCAGCCGAATACATACTTCTTTTAAATCCTGACACCGTCGTTCAGGAGGCTACCTTTGAAAAATGCCTTGAATATTTAAACAAACACCCCGCAGTGGGCGGCCTTGGAGTAAAAATGATTGATGGAAAAGGCCGGTTTTTGCCTGAATCAAAAAGAGGACTGCCTACTCCAGAAGTTGCCTTTTATAAAATGATTGGTCTAAGCAAATTATTCCCAAAATCGCGAAAATTTGGCAAATATCATCTGGGCTATATTCGTGAAAATGAGACTGCATTTGTGGATGTATTGGCTGGTGCATATATGCTGATGCCCAAAAGAGTTCTCGAAAAGACAGGATTGCTTGACGAAACTTTTTTCATGTATGGTGAAGACATTGATTTAAGCTATCGAATTACGCTTGCAGGGTTTAAAAACGTGTATTTTCCTGAAACCTCAATAATTCATTATAAGGGAGAGAGTACAAAAAAAATGTCGGTTAATTATGTTTTTGTATTTTACAGAGCAATGGTAATTTTTGCCAAAAAACACTATACCGGAAGAAATGCTAAACTGTTTTCTGCTCTAATAAATTCATCCATTTATCTACGAGCATTTATCGCCCTAATACGAAGATTTTTTGTAAAAACCTGGCTCTTTTGGTTAGATGCTGTTACCTTTCTGGTCAGTTTAATATTTATCAAAAATTATTGGGAAAAAAACATTGTAAACTTTGAGGGGCATTTCCCCGAAATATTTGCCCAAACCCATTTTCCGGCATACCTCTTGATTTGGACAGCGGCTCTGGGTATTTTTGGTGGATATAAAAAGCCCTACACAATAAACAAGACGGCAGTTGGTATACTTGCCGGAACACTGGTGATTGCAGCCATTTACGGGTTCTTACCCGAAAATTTCAGATATAGTAGAGGTATTATTCTTGCCGGAACAATTTTTAGCCTGACTTGGGCAATTTTTAACCGAATGTTTTCTAACTATTTTTCCGGCGAGGGTTTCACTCTTTCCGAAAATAGAAATTTAAAAACTACAATAGTTGGTAATAAATCAGAACGAGAGAGAGTGTTGGATTTATTGAAACAGAATAAAAGGAATACTGATTTTCTTGGATTCATAAGCATCGAAAACGAAATAGATGATTTTATTCTTGGCACACTTGATCGTTTAGATGACCTGTGCCAACTTTATTCTATTGATGAAGTAATTTTTTGTTCTAAGGATGTAAAAAGCTCAATAATAATTGATTGGATGTCTAAAATTGGAACATCTAAAGTTCATTTTAAAATAGTTCCCGAAGACAGTTTATTTATTATTGGCAGCAACGATAAAAACCTTTCTGGCGAATTGTATGCAGAAGAAATACGATTCGATTTATCAAACGAGCAAGTTCTCCGAACAAAGAGAATTATCGACATAATACTTTCAATAGGTTTAATGGTTTTTGGAATTGCCCTTTCTTGGAAAAAGGGTTTTTCAAAATATTATCGTCAATGCTGGACCGTGCTGATTGGCAAATATTCGTGGGTCGGTTATGATAAAAGGGTTGACAATCAAAGACTTCCTAAAATAAGAGAAGGTATTTACTCTATTGCTTCAAAGCATAAAATAAATAATCTAAATCCTGAATATGTGGAACGATTAAATTATTTTTATGCAAAAATTTACCACTGGACAGATGATGTTAAAATCATCATTTCGAACATATTCAATGACTCTGGTGCATTAGCCAACGGGTAA